The Christiangramia flava JLT2011 genome has a segment encoding these proteins:
- a CDS encoding phosphoadenosine phosphosulfate reductase family protein, whose protein sequence is MKKYSEEELKTLNHQLRGIDPSEVLRWVLASSENPVITTNFRPYEAAILHLVTEERPETTVVWCDTGYNTPQTYRHADEVIQLLDLNVKLYTPIHTAAYRDAVNGGIPGIDSPFHDEFTRQVKLEPFQRAMAEQKPDVWFTNLRKGQTAFRDSIDILSYSKDGILKVSPFYHWSDEKLDGYLRDNHLPNEFKYFDPTKVLSNRECGLHA, encoded by the coding sequence ATGAAGAAGTATTCAGAAGAAGAATTAAAGACATTGAACCACCAGTTGCGTGGGATCGATCCATCAGAAGTGTTGCGCTGGGTTCTGGCAAGCAGTGAGAATCCGGTTATCACCACTAATTTTAGACCTTATGAAGCGGCGATCCTGCATTTGGTTACTGAAGAAAGACCTGAAACCACAGTAGTTTGGTGTGATACGGGATATAATACGCCGCAGACTTATCGCCATGCAGATGAGGTGATCCAGTTACTGGATCTGAACGTGAAATTATATACGCCAATCCATACCGCGGCATATCGCGATGCAGTTAATGGAGGAATACCGGGAATAGACAGTCCGTTTCATGATGAGTTTACCCGCCAGGTAAAATTGGAACCTTTTCAGAGAGCGATGGCCGAGCAAAAACCAGATGTCTGGTTTACAAATCTGAGAAAAGGGCAGACCGCCTTCCGTGATAGTATCGATATCCTGAGCTATAGTAAAGATGGGATCTTAAAAGTGAGTCCGTTTTATCACTGGAGCGATGAAAAACTGGATGGTTATCTGCGAGACAATCACCTGCCGAACGAATTTAAATATTTTGATCCTACAAAGGTTTTATCGAACCGTGAGTGCGGATTACATGCTTAA
- a CDS encoding trans-sulfuration enzyme family protein — MENFETIAVRTQTERTQFLEHSTPLYLTSSYVFEDAEDMRASFAEEKERNIYSRFTNPNTSEFVEKIAKMEGAEAGYAFATGMAAVFSTLAALLSSGDHIVSARSVFGSTHGLFTKYFPKWNISHSYFNVQEPETIESLIKPETRILFAETPTNPGVDILDLEYLGEIAKKHNLLLIIDNCFATPYLQNPIKFGADLVIHSATKMIDGQGRVLGGITVGNAELIREIYLFSRNTGPALSPFNAWVLSKSLETLPVRAEKHCENALKVAEFLEAEANVEWVKYPFLKSHPQYEIAKKQMRLGGNIVAFEIKGGVEAGRKFIDHLKFCSRSANLGDTRSIVTHPASTTHSKLSREEALEAGISEGLIRVSVGLEHVDDIIADLKNALNN; from the coding sequence ATGGAAAACTTTGAAACAATTGCCGTACGAACACAAACGGAAAGAACCCAATTTCTAGAGCATTCTACGCCACTTTATCTTACTTCAAGTTATGTTTTTGAAGATGCTGAAGATATGCGCGCCAGTTTTGCGGAAGAAAAAGAGCGCAATATCTATAGCCGGTTTACTAATCCCAATACTTCTGAATTTGTTGAGAAAATTGCCAAAATGGAAGGTGCGGAAGCCGGTTATGCGTTTGCCACCGGAATGGCGGCGGTCTTTTCAACTTTAGCGGCCCTGCTGAGCAGCGGTGATCATATCGTTTCTGCAAGATCAGTTTTTGGCTCAACGCATGGCTTGTTTACAAAGTATTTTCCGAAGTGGAACATCAGCCACAGTTATTTCAACGTACAGGAACCGGAAACAATTGAAAGCCTGATCAAGCCGGAAACCAGGATTCTGTTTGCTGAAACTCCCACGAATCCCGGAGTGGATATTCTGGATTTGGAATACCTTGGTGAAATTGCCAAAAAACACAATTTATTGCTGATCATCGATAACTGTTTTGCAACGCCATACCTACAGAATCCTATCAAATTTGGAGCAGATCTTGTGATCCATTCGGCTACCAAAATGATAGACGGGCAGGGAAGAGTGCTTGGCGGTATCACGGTAGGTAACGCGGAATTGATCAGGGAGATCTATCTTTTCAGCAGGAATACCGGTCCCGCGCTTTCGCCTTTTAATGCCTGGGTGCTTTCGAAAAGTCTGGAAACTCTCCCGGTAAGGGCGGAAAAGCACTGTGAAAATGCACTAAAAGTGGCAGAATTCCTGGAAGCGGAAGCGAATGTGGAATGGGTGAAATATCCTTTTCTGAAATCGCATCCGCAGTATGAGATTGCGAAGAAGCAAATGCGACTGGGCGGAAATATCGTGGCTTTTGAAATTAAAGGTGGTGTGGAGGCCGGAAGAAAGTTTATCGATCACCTGAAATTCTGTTCAAGATCGGCAAATCTTGGAGACACGCGCTCCATCGTGACTCACCCTGCTTCGACAACGCATAGCAAACTGAGCCGGGAGGAAGCGCTGGAAGCCGGGATTTCAGAAGGGCTTATTCGGGTCTCTGTAGGACTGGAGCATGTGGACGATATTATTGCAGATCTAAAAAACGCGTTGAACAATTAA
- a CDS encoding precorrin-2 dehydrogenase/sirohydrochlorin ferrochelatase family protein, with translation MEERNELYPVFLKVSKLNVLIVGGGNVGHEKLHFLLKSSPNANVEVVAKWFAPEVIELAKKHNLKLTKSSYRRKFLKKKHFVVAATNDARLNKRVYRHAKKRYLLANIADTPELCDFYMGGIVNKGHVKIAISTNGKSPTTAKRLRQFFEEVIPENVNEMVQNLNEYRKTLKGDFEAKVIQMNTITESLISKKE, from the coding sequence ATGGAAGAAAGAAACGAACTATACCCGGTTTTTCTAAAGGTTAGCAAACTGAACGTGTTGATCGTAGGCGGCGGAAATGTGGGGCATGAAAAACTTCACTTTCTGCTGAAATCGAGTCCGAATGCGAATGTGGAGGTTGTCGCAAAATGGTTTGCACCGGAAGTGATCGAATTAGCGAAAAAACATAATTTAAAACTGACAAAAAGCAGTTATCGCAGGAAATTCCTGAAGAAGAAGCATTTCGTTGTAGCGGCTACTAATGACGCCAGGCTGAATAAGCGGGTTTATCGTCATGCTAAAAAGCGGTACCTGTTGGCCAATATCGCCGATACACCGGAACTATGCGATTTCTATATGGGCGGAATTGTGAATAAGGGTCATGTGAAAATAGCCATTTCCACGAATGGGAAATCACCAACTACAGCCAAGCGTTTGCGGCAGTTTTTTGAGGAGGTGATCCCGGAAAATGTGAATGAAATGGTTCAGAATTTAAATGAATACCGGAAAACCCTGAAAGGCGATTTCGAAGCCAAGGTGATCCAGATGAATACGATTACAGAATCTTTAATCTCAAAAAAAGAATAA
- a CDS encoding SRPBCC family protein: MKELKLEFRIDKENHKILVEKEFAAPLDIVWSAWTRAETLDKWWGPKPWNAKTKEMQFRKGGSWLYAMQGPEGEEHFSKAEFQEVIPEQRFVSDDYFCDENGKINEDFGKSKWIVEFEPEGAHTLVKIETVYDSEEIMEQMLNMGFQEGFAAGLLQLDDYLEPN, from the coding sequence ATGAAAGAGTTGAAATTAGAGTTCAGGATTGATAAAGAGAATCATAAGATCTTAGTGGAAAAAGAATTTGCTGCTCCGCTGGATATTGTCTGGTCTGCGTGGACGCGAGCAGAAACTCTGGATAAATGGTGGGGCCCAAAACCCTGGAATGCAAAGACCAAAGAGATGCAATTTCGCAAGGGCGGAAGCTGGTTATACGCCATGCAGGGGCCGGAAGGTGAAGAGCATTTTTCTAAAGCTGAATTCCAGGAGGTCATACCGGAACAGCGCTTCGTGAGTGATGATTATTTCTGTGATGAAAATGGCAAAATCAATGAGGATTTTGGGAAATCGAAATGGATAGTTGAGTTTGAGCCGGAAGGAGCTCATACCCTAGTTAAAATTGAAACGGTTTACGATTCTGAAGAGATCATGGAACAAATGCTGAATATGGGGTTTCAGGAAGGCTTTGCTGCCGGATTGCTGCAGCTGGATGATTACCTGGAACCGAATTAA
- a CDS encoding RrF2 family transcriptional regulator — MLSKKTKYGIKALSYIARKEGKSPVQASEISESENISQKFLESILLELRKSGFLGSKKGKGGGYYLIKEAKDIKMTAVIRVLEGPIAMVPCVSLNYYETCDDCPDEKFCSVHKLMIQVRDASLKVLGENTLADISHFQEAGVKK; from the coding sequence ATGCTTTCAAAAAAGACCAAGTACGGAATTAAGGCTCTTAGCTATATCGCGAGAAAAGAAGGCAAGAGCCCGGTGCAGGCTTCAGAAATATCGGAAAGTGAGAATATTTCTCAGAAATTTCTGGAGAGTATCCTTTTAGAGCTTCGGAAATCTGGTTTTCTGGGGTCTAAAAAAGGAAAAGGCGGAGGCTATTACCTGATCAAGGAGGCAAAAGACATTAAAATGACTGCGGTGATCAGGGTTTTGGAGGGACCCATTGCGATGGTTCCCTGCGTAAGCCTTAATTATTATGAAACCTGTGACGATTGCCCGGATGAGAAGTTCTGTTCGGTGCATAAGCTGATGATCCAGGTTCGGGATGCCTCTTTAAAGGTGCTTGGGGAAAATACACTGGCTGATATTTCTCATTTTCAGGAAGCTGGTGTTAAAAAATAA
- a CDS encoding OsmC family protein translates to MKISLKRINDNYLFETTNERGNIVLLDNKSEGEPKGASPMDLLLRGIAGCSSIDVVMILRKMQHELEDLRVEVEGFREDGAVPNVFKKIQLDFILKGDVPSAKVKRAVDLSMEKYCSVSKMLEKAAEINYSVSLNGEIVE, encoded by the coding sequence ATGAAGATCAGTCTGAAAAGAATCAACGATAATTATTTATTTGAAACCACCAACGAGCGTGGAAATATTGTACTGCTGGACAATAAATCTGAAGGCGAGCCCAAAGGTGCCAGCCCAATGGACCTTTTGTTACGCGGAATCGCAGGTTGCAGCAGTATCGACGTGGTAATGATTTTACGCAAAATGCAGCATGAACTGGAAGACCTTCGCGTGGAAGTGGAAGGTTTCAGGGAAGATGGTGCAGTGCCAAATGTGTTCAAGAAAATTCAGCTGGATTTTATTCTGAAAGGCGATGTTCCTTCAGCAAAAGTGAAAAGAGCGGTTGATCTTTCCATGGAAAAATACTGTTCGGTTTCAAAGATGCTGGAGAAAGCAGCAGAAATCAACTATTCTGTTAGCCTGAACGGGGAGATTGTGGAGTAA
- a CDS encoding homocysteine S-methyltransferase family protein, giving the protein MSKIEEILSQKILILDGAMGTMLQDYQFSEEDFRGKRFADWPVSVKGNNDLLSLTQPKAIADVHRKYFEAGADIVETNTFSGTTIAMADYQMEELVYELNYESARIAKQVAEEVTAENPEKPRFVAGAMGPTNKTASMSPDVNDPGYRAISFQELYDAYKQQAKALIDGGVDVLLVETVFDTLNAKAALFAIDELKAEINKDIPVMVSGTITDASGRTLSGQTAEAFLISVSHIPLLSIGFNCALGAKQLTPHLEAVARNTNYGVSAYPNAGLPNAFGEYDQDAPEMAGQIREYLEKGLVNIIGGCCGTTPAHITAIANIAKDYKPRPIKKLQTA; this is encoded by the coding sequence ATGTCAAAAATAGAAGAGATACTCTCTCAAAAAATATTAATACTAGACGGTGCCATGGGTACGATGCTTCAGGATTATCAGTTCTCTGAAGAAGATTTCCGTGGAAAACGTTTCGCCGACTGGCCGGTTTCGGTTAAGGGTAATAACGACCTGTTATCCCTTACTCAGCCTAAAGCCATTGCAGATGTACACCGGAAATATTTTGAAGCTGGGGCTGATATCGTAGAAACGAATACCTTCTCCGGAACGACCATTGCTATGGCCGATTACCAGATGGAAGAACTGGTTTATGAGCTCAATTATGAGTCGGCTAGAATCGCCAAACAAGTTGCTGAAGAAGTGACCGCTGAAAACCCTGAAAAACCGCGTTTTGTGGCCGGAGCGATGGGGCCGACCAATAAGACGGCCAGTATGAGTCCAGATGTAAATGATCCTGGCTACCGCGCGATCAGTTTTCAGGAGTTATACGATGCTTACAAACAACAGGCAAAAGCTTTGATCGATGGTGGGGTGGATGTGTTGCTGGTGGAAACCGTTTTTGATACGCTAAATGCCAAGGCAGCGCTATTTGCCATTGATGAATTAAAAGCAGAGATCAATAAGGATATTCCGGTGATGGTGAGCGGTACGATTACCGATGCCTCCGGAAGAACGCTTTCCGGCCAGACGGCGGAAGCTTTCCTGATTTCGGTTTCACATATTCCGCTGTTGAGCATCGGTTTCAATTGCGCTTTGGGAGCAAAGCAACTCACACCGCATCTGGAAGCGGTAGCCAGAAATACCAATTATGGCGTATCAGCTTATCCGAATGCCGGGCTGCCGAATGCTTTTGGGGAGTATGATCAGGATGCTCCGGAAATGGCAGGTCAGATCAGGGAATATCTTGAAAAAGGACTCGTAAATATCATTGGTGGTTGCTGCGGAACGACTCCCGCACATATCACTGCGATCGCCAATATCGCCAAAGACTACAAACCAAGACCAATCAAAAAACTGCAAACCGCTTAA
- a CDS encoding HEPN domain-containing protein, translating into MQSFRTEIENPVVEQDILDLEKKIRQFREGKADEEKFRSLRLARGVYGQRQSGVQMVRIKLPFGKVTSEQLHRIADVSDEYSTGRLHITTRQDIQIHFVSLDRTPELWAQLEKDDVTLREACGNTVRNITASPDAGIDPKEPFDVSPYAEATFKFFLRNPICQEMGRKFKIAFSSSDDDTALSYIHDLGFIPKIQDGKRGFKVMLGGGLGSQPRHADVLSDFIPTEEIIPLTEGVLRVFDRYGERAKRLKARMKFLIKDIGREAFLELVEEQKTSLSGKQPEFEIEKFEAAPPLQNVEAPSVNIEDQKAFETWKNTNVAPQKQEGLFSIGIRVPLGDFYTGGARKLADLIKKYAGNELRLTLRQDILIRHVREEFLPFFYSELKELGYAEAGYNKTVDITACPGTDTCNLGIASSTGIADVLEDVLKEEFPNFVNGRDITIKISGCMNACGQHNMAEIGFQGMSIKSGKAVAPALQVLLGGGVLGNGEGRFADKVVKVPSKRGPEALRILLKDFEANAENDEKYVNYYDRQGKTYFYDLLKDLADTSNLTENDFIDWGHEKPYIKAVGVGECAGVVIDLVATLLFESEEKIDNAKSALERGAYSDSIYHAYSSIVNSAKALLTAEDIKTNTHAGIISQFDESYVETGKIELSTSFKDFVYQMKENEPTKAFAEKYIEDASLFLKRADAYRTREVQNV; encoded by the coding sequence ATGCAAAGTTTTAGAACCGAAATCGAAAATCCCGTTGTAGAACAGGATATTCTGGATTTGGAGAAGAAGATCAGGCAATTCCGTGAAGGAAAGGCTGATGAGGAGAAATTTCGAAGCCTGCGTCTGGCGCGTGGCGTTTATGGGCAGCGGCAATCGGGTGTACAGATGGTTCGTATAAAACTGCCTTTTGGAAAGGTCACCTCAGAACAACTGCATCGCATTGCAGATGTTTCCGATGAATATTCCACCGGGAGGCTGCATATTACCACGCGCCAAGATATCCAGATCCATTTTGTGAGCCTGGACCGCACTCCGGAGTTGTGGGCGCAATTGGAAAAAGATGATGTAACGCTTCGTGAAGCCTGCGGGAATACGGTTAGAAATATCACTGCTTCCCCAGATGCCGGGATCGATCCGAAAGAACCTTTTGATGTATCCCCTTATGCGGAAGCAACTTTTAAATTCTTTCTGCGGAATCCGATCTGCCAGGAAATGGGACGGAAATTCAAGATCGCATTCTCGTCTTCTGATGATGATACGGCCCTGAGTTATATCCATGACCTTGGTTTTATTCCGAAGATTCAGGATGGAAAACGCGGCTTCAAAGTGATGTTAGGCGGCGGACTTGGTTCCCAGCCTCGTCATGCTGATGTACTTTCCGATTTTATTCCGACAGAAGAAATTATTCCGCTTACAGAAGGAGTGCTGAGAGTTTTTGATCGCTATGGCGAAAGAGCCAAAAGATTGAAAGCAAGAATGAAATTCCTTATAAAGGATATCGGCAGAGAAGCTTTCCTGGAATTGGTCGAGGAACAAAAAACATCTCTCTCCGGGAAACAACCTGAATTCGAAATCGAAAAATTTGAAGCTGCTCCGCCTTTGCAAAATGTGGAAGCTCCTTCGGTAAATATTGAAGATCAGAAAGCATTTGAAACCTGGAAAAATACGAACGTCGCTCCGCAAAAACAGGAAGGTTTATTCTCCATCGGGATTCGCGTTCCGCTAGGCGATTTTTATACCGGTGGAGCTCGAAAACTGGCTGATCTGATTAAAAAATATGCGGGTAATGAACTGCGATTGACCTTGAGACAGGATATTTTGATCCGTCATGTACGCGAAGAATTTCTGCCTTTTTTTTATTCGGAATTAAAGGAACTGGGTTATGCGGAAGCCGGTTATAATAAAACCGTTGATATTACCGCCTGCCCGGGAACCGATACTTGTAATCTTGGAATCGCCAGCAGTACCGGAATTGCAGATGTACTGGAAGATGTACTGAAGGAAGAATTTCCAAATTTTGTGAATGGTCGCGATATCACCATCAAGATCAGCGGGTGTATGAATGCCTGCGGACAGCATAATATGGCTGAAATTGGCTTCCAGGGAATGTCTATCAAATCTGGAAAAGCTGTTGCTCCAGCACTTCAGGTGTTGCTTGGCGGCGGGGTACTTGGAAACGGTGAAGGAAGATTTGCCGATAAAGTCGTGAAAGTTCCTAGCAAACGTGGACCGGAAGCGCTGCGAATTCTGCTGAAAGATTTTGAAGCGAATGCTGAAAACGACGAGAAGTATGTGAATTATTACGATCGCCAGGGTAAAACATATTTTTACGATCTCTTAAAAGATCTGGCCGATACCTCCAATCTAACGGAAAATGACTTTATCGATTGGGGTCACGAAAAACCTTATATAAAAGCCGTTGGAGTGGGAGAATGTGCCGGTGTGGTGATCGACCTGGTCGCTACTTTGCTGTTTGAAAGTGAAGAAAAGATCGATAACGCAAAAAGCGCATTGGAGCGTGGAGCTTATTCCGATAGTATCTATCATGCATATTCATCAATCGTCAATTCAGCTAAGGCATTGCTGACCGCGGAAGATATCAAAACAAATACCCATGCGGGAATTATTTCCCAGTTTGATGAATCTTATGTCGAAACCGGGAAAATCGAACTTTCTACTTCGTTCAAGGATTTTGTATATCAGATGAAAGAAAATGAGCCGACAAAAGCTTTTGCTGAAAAGTATATCGAGGATGCATCCCTTTTTCTAAAAAGAGCCGATGCTTATAGAACAAGGGAGGTGCAAAATGTATAA
- the cobA gene encoding uroporphyrinogen-III C-methyltransferase: MYNQPKLSVVGAGPGDPELITIKAVRALESANVVLYDALINRELLEYAPQAEHIFVGKRKDRHRYSQDEINELIVKYALERGHVVRLKGGDPFIFGRGSEEINYARKHRLETEVVSGITSSIAVPANVGIPLTQRGTSESFWVITGTTSSKKLSEDVKLAAQSTATVAILMGMGKLEEIVEVFKSFGKKDIPVGIIQNGTTVNERSGFGTIDTIVDVVSDKKLTSPAIIVIGEVVKEANALQEVFQNVQNIPQQSKLINAGAA; the protein is encoded by the coding sequence ATGTATAATCAGCCAAAATTAAGCGTTGTCGGTGCAGGACCGGGAGACCCGGAGTTGATCACCATTAAAGCGGTTCGCGCACTGGAGTCGGCTAATGTCGTATTGTACGACGCGCTGATCAACCGTGAATTACTGGAATATGCACCTCAGGCCGAACATATTTTCGTTGGAAAAAGAAAGGACCGGCATCGCTATTCTCAGGATGAGATCAATGAACTGATCGTGAAATATGCTTTGGAGCGCGGCCATGTGGTGCGTTTGAAAGGTGGCGACCCGTTTATCTTCGGAAGAGGTTCTGAAGAGATCAATTATGCAAGAAAACATCGACTGGAAACTGAGGTAGTTTCAGGAATTACTTCTTCCATAGCGGTGCCGGCAAATGTCGGGATTCCGCTAACGCAAAGAGGAACTTCTGAAAGTTTTTGGGTAATCACGGGAACAACATCCAGCAAGAAACTTTCCGAAGATGTAAAGCTGGCAGCACAATCAACCGCTACCGTTGCCATCTTAATGGGAATGGGAAAACTGGAGGAAATCGTAGAGGTTTTTAAAAGCTTCGGAAAAAAGGATATTCCTGTTGGGATTATTCAGAATGGAACAACGGTCAATGAGCGATCGGGTTTCGGAACCATAGATACGATTGTGGATGTCGTTTCAGATAAAAAACTCACTTCCCCCGCAATTATCGTGATCGGCGAAGTGGTGAAAGAAGCGAACGCTTTGCAGGAAGTTTTTCAGAATGTGCAAAATATTCCGCAGCAATCAAAATTAATAAATGCCGGAGCGGCTTAA
- a CDS encoding NAD(P)/FAD-dependent oxidoreductase gives MIKTDILIIGAGPTGLFTVFEAGLLKLKTHLIDALPQPGGQCSEIYPKKPIYDIPGFPEVLAGDLVTNLMEQIKPFEPGFTLGERAETLEKLDDGTFIVTTNKGTQHHAPVVAIAGGLGSFEPRKPPIKNIADFEDHGVEYFIKDPEQYRGKRVVIAGGGDSALDWAIYLADVADEVALVHRRSEFRGALDSVERVAELAKLGKIEMITNAEVVGLRGEENLQQVVIRHKDEARGEEFKDVDHFIPLFGLSPKLGPIGDWGLEIEKNAIKVDNSYDYQTNIPGVYAIGDVNTYKGKLKLILSGFHEAAIMCQSAYQRIHPDKKYILKYTTVGGVEGFDGSKKEAKKEVVQSIGV, from the coding sequence ATGATTAAGACAGATATCCTGATTATTGGAGCAGGACCAACCGGACTTTTTACCGTATTTGAGGCCGGACTTTTAAAACTGAAAACGCATTTGATCGATGCGCTTCCACAGCCTGGAGGGCAGTGTTCAGAAATATATCCTAAAAAACCGATCTATGATATTCCCGGTTTTCCGGAGGTGTTAGCCGGAGACCTGGTAACGAACCTGATGGAGCAGATCAAGCCTTTTGAACCTGGCTTTACCCTGGGGGAGAGAGCAGAAACGCTGGAAAAGTTAGATGACGGGACTTTTATCGTGACCACAAATAAAGGCACCCAACATCATGCACCTGTGGTGGCGATCGCCGGTGGACTTGGTTCCTTTGAGCCTCGTAAACCGCCAATTAAGAATATTGCAGACTTTGAAGATCACGGCGTAGAATATTTTATTAAAGATCCGGAACAGTATCGAGGAAAAAGGGTCGTGATCGCCGGAGGGGGAGATTCGGCTTTAGACTGGGCGATCTACCTGGCAGATGTTGCCGATGAGGTGGCTTTGGTTCACCGAAGAAGCGAATTCCGTGGAGCGTTAGATTCCGTAGAAAGAGTGGCAGAACTGGCAAAACTTGGTAAGATCGAAATGATCACCAATGCAGAAGTGGTTGGTCTTCGTGGAGAAGAGAACCTTCAGCAGGTGGTTATTCGTCATAAAGATGAAGCTCGAGGAGAAGAATTTAAAGATGTCGATCATTTTATTCCGTTATTCGGATTGTCTCCGAAGCTCGGACCAATTGGTGACTGGGGATTGGAGATTGAAAAGAATGCGATCAAGGTCGATAATTCCTATGATTATCAAACAAACATTCCGGGAGTGTATGCAATCGGCGATGTGAATACTTATAAAGGAAAACTGAAACTGATCCTTTCCGGATTCCACGAGGCGGCGATCATGTGCCAGAGTGCCTACCAGAGAATTCACCCTGATAAAAAGTACATTCTTAAATATACCACTGTTGGCGGTGTGGAAGGATTTGATGGAAGTAAAAAGGAAGCCAAAAAAGAAGTGGTGCAGAGTATTGGAGTTTGA